A part of Streptomyces sp. NBC_00557 genomic DNA contains:
- a CDS encoding TetR/AcrR family transcriptional regulator, producing the protein MEIARAAAALFVRQGLRATRAEDIAQAAGIAPRTFYRYFATKEEAVAPLYAAGAQRWAEAVRSAPAGLGVLEALEHAVRYTLTPGAGVSTASWEWVRTLIRLAEAGPALRKVWAEVCQASERTLAEILASRMASTDGDAPTPAGPDLRFAAAVAGAAVRVAVESWAATTAPPTGPDGPAALALRNLASLRSFRWVGEPADEQH; encoded by the coding sequence ATGGAGATCGCACGGGCGGCGGCGGCCCTGTTCGTCCGCCAGGGCCTGCGCGCGACCCGCGCCGAGGACATCGCGCAGGCCGCGGGCATCGCACCGCGCACGTTCTACCGCTACTTCGCCACCAAGGAGGAAGCGGTCGCCCCCCTCTACGCGGCGGGCGCCCAGCGCTGGGCGGAAGCGGTCCGCTCGGCCCCGGCCGGCCTCGGCGTCCTTGAAGCCCTGGAGCACGCCGTCCGGTACACCCTCACCCCCGGCGCCGGCGTCTCGACGGCGTCCTGGGAATGGGTCCGCACCCTTATCCGCCTCGCCGAAGCCGGCCCCGCCCTGCGCAAGGTCTGGGCCGAGGTGTGCCAGGCCTCGGAGCGCACCCTGGCCGAGATCCTCGCGAGCCGCATGGCGTCGACCGACGGCGATGCCCCGACGCCGGCCGGCCCCGACCTCCGCTTCGCCGCCGCCGTCGCCGGGGCCGCCGTCCGCGTGGCCGTGGAGTCCTGGGCCGCCACCACCGCCCCGCCCACGGGGCCGGACGGCCCTGCGGCCCTCGCGCTGCGCAACCTCGCCTCTCTGCGGAGCTTCCGCTGGGTCGGCGAGCCGGCTGACGAACAGCACTAG
- a CDS encoding sigma-70 family RNA polymerase sigma factor produces the protein MATRAVARRQSATGETVDSASSVRAHGGEIADRDLVGMYLDEIARTPLLDAAKEVELSQTIEAGVFAQQILDGEEESATDASREELEALVAAGERAKDIFIRSNLRLVVAVARRYPRSGLPLLDLIQEGNAGLVRAVEKFDYRKGFKFSTYATWWIRQAITRSIADQSRTIRLPVHLVEELGRIRRVQREFNREHGRDPEPAEIAEELGTTAERVIDVLDWARDPVSLNMSVDDEGETQFGDLLEDTSAVSPEQSVLTLLRSEELDDLIGRLDQRTASIIKMRYGIEDGRERTLTEVGKEHGLTRERIRQIEKHALLELKKLARQTGFDAAA, from the coding sequence ATGGCAACCCGTGCCGTCGCCCGTCGTCAGTCCGCCACCGGCGAGACGGTCGACTCGGCAAGCAGTGTTCGCGCTCATGGCGGCGAGATCGCGGACCGCGACCTGGTCGGCATGTACCTCGACGAGATCGCGCGTACGCCGCTGCTCGACGCCGCAAAGGAGGTCGAGCTGTCCCAGACCATCGAGGCGGGTGTGTTCGCGCAGCAGATCCTCGACGGCGAGGAGGAGTCCGCCACGGACGCCTCCCGCGAGGAGCTGGAGGCGCTGGTGGCCGCCGGTGAGCGGGCCAAGGACATCTTCATCCGCTCCAACCTCCGGCTGGTCGTGGCCGTGGCCCGGCGCTATCCGCGCAGCGGCCTGCCCCTGCTCGACCTGATCCAGGAGGGCAACGCCGGCCTGGTGCGCGCGGTGGAGAAGTTCGACTACCGCAAGGGCTTCAAGTTCTCCACGTACGCCACCTGGTGGATCCGCCAGGCCATCACCCGCTCCATCGCCGACCAGTCCCGCACCATCCGGCTCCCCGTCCACCTGGTGGAGGAGCTGGGCCGCATCCGCCGCGTTCAGCGCGAGTTCAACCGCGAGCACGGCCGCGACCCGGAGCCCGCGGAGATCGCCGAGGAGCTGGGCACGACGGCGGAGCGCGTCATCGACGTCCTGGACTGGGCCCGCGACCCCGTCTCGCTGAACATGTCGGTGGACGACGAGGGCGAGACCCAGTTCGGCGACCTGCTGGAGGACACGTCCGCGGTCAGCCCCGAGCAGTCCGTCCTCACGCTCCTGCGCAGCGAGGAGCTGGACGACCTGATCGGCCGCCTCGACCAGCGCACGGCCTCCATCATCAAGATGCGGTACGGCATCGAGGACGGGCGCGAGCGCACTCTGACCGAGGTCGGCAAGGAGCACGGCCTGACCCGCGAACGCATCCGCCAGATCGAGAAGCACGCCCTCCTGGAACTGAAGAAGCTGGCCCGCCAGACCGGCTTCGACGCGGCGGCGTAG
- the pfkB gene encoding 1-phosphofructokinase — MILTVTPNPSLDRTYEVLALKRGEVVRAETERMDPGGKGVNVSRAVAAAGRRTVAVLPLGGAPGALVADLLDAQGIEVAPVPVAGDTRSNIALAESDGILTKINAPGPELSAPEQALLLAAIREHSRDADWIACCGSLPRGLAPSWYADVVTEAHAGGARIALDTSGRALLEALRARPDVVKPNAEELAEAVGRPLATVGDALKAAEEVRAMGARAVLASLGADGQLLVEDTGAWYATARVDAVRSNVGAGDSSLAGFLIAGGSGPEALASAVAHGAAAVQLPGSVMPTPADLDPSAVTVTAEIPLDRELTEPVP, encoded by the coding sequence ATGATCCTCACCGTCACCCCCAACCCCTCCCTGGACCGCACCTACGAGGTCCTGGCCCTCAAGCGCGGCGAGGTCGTCCGTGCCGAGACCGAGCGCATGGACCCCGGCGGCAAGGGCGTGAACGTCTCGCGCGCCGTCGCGGCCGCCGGGCGGCGCACGGTCGCCGTGCTGCCCCTGGGTGGTGCGCCGGGCGCGCTCGTCGCCGACCTGCTCGACGCGCAGGGCATCGAGGTCGCGCCGGTCCCGGTCGCCGGAGACACCCGCTCCAACATCGCGCTCGCCGAGTCCGACGGGATCCTCACCAAGATCAACGCGCCGGGGCCGGAGCTGTCGGCGCCCGAGCAGGCCCTGCTGCTGGCCGCCATCCGCGAGCACTCACGCGACGCCGACTGGATCGCGTGCTGCGGCAGCCTGCCCCGGGGGCTCGCGCCCTCCTGGTACGCCGATGTCGTCACGGAGGCGCACGCCGGGGGCGCGCGCATCGCCTTGGACACCTCGGGGCGCGCGCTGCTGGAGGCGCTGCGCGCCCGGCCCGACGTGGTGAAGCCCAACGCCGAGGAACTCGCCGAAGCCGTCGGGCGCCCCCTGGCGACCGTGGGCGACGCGCTGAAGGCGGCCGAGGAGGTGCGCGCCATGGGCGCGCGCGCCGTGCTCGCGAGCCTGGGCGCCGACGGGCAGCTCCTCGTCGAGGACACGGGCGCCTGGTACGCCACCGCGCGCGTGGACGCCGTCCGCAGCAACGTCGGCGCCGGCGACTCCTCCCTCGCCGGTTTCCTGATCGCCGGCGGCAGCGGCCCCGAGGCCCTCGCGTCCGCCGTCGCCCACGGCGCCGCCGCCGTCCAGCTGCCCGGCAGCGTCATGCCGACTCCCGCCGACCTGGACCCGTCGGCGGTGACCGTCACGGCCGAGATCCCCCTCGACCGCGAACTGACGGAGCCGGTGCCGTGA
- a CDS encoding IS481 family transposase — protein MPHRNAPLTETGRLRLARCVVEDGWPLRRAAERFQVSPTTAQRWADRYRQLGEAGMSDRSSRPRTSPRRTPTRTERRIIKVRVLRRWGPARIAHLLRLVPSTVHRVLTRYGLARLTHLDRATGRVIRRYERDRPGELVHVDIKKLGNIPDGGGHKVLGRQTGRKTRANAGYSYLHTAVDDHSRLAYSEIHPDEKKETATGFWTRAQAFFTGCGVTVERVLTDNGACYRSRDWRDLLTAAGITHKRTRPYRPQTNGKVERFNRTLLDEWAYARPYRSEQERRDAFPQWLHTYNHHRGHTALKGHPPASRVPNLSGQYN, from the coding sequence TTGCCCCACCGTAATGCACCGCTGACCGAGACCGGCCGTCTTCGCCTGGCCCGCTGTGTGGTCGAGGACGGCTGGCCCCTGCGCCGGGCTGCCGAACGTTTCCAGGTCTCACCGACCACGGCCCAGCGATGGGCCGACCGCTACCGCCAGCTCGGCGAGGCGGGTATGAGCGACCGCTCCTCCCGACCGCGCACAAGCCCGCGCCGTACTCCGACCCGCACCGAGCGCCGGATCATCAAGGTCCGCGTGCTGCGCCGGTGGGGACCGGCCCGCATCGCACACCTGCTCCGCCTGGTTCCCTCGACGGTGCACCGCGTGCTGACCCGCTACGGCCTGGCCCGCCTCACGCACCTGGACCGGGCCACGGGCCGTGTCATACGCCGCTACGAACGCGACCGCCCCGGTGAACTGGTGCACGTCGACATCAAGAAGCTCGGCAACATCCCCGATGGCGGCGGCCACAAGGTCCTCGGCCGACAAACGGGCCGCAAGACCCGCGCCAACGCCGGCTACAGCTACCTGCACACCGCCGTCGACGACCACTCCCGCCTGGCCTACAGCGAGATCCACCCGGACGAGAAGAAGGAGACTGCCACCGGCTTCTGGACTCGGGCGCAGGCGTTCTTCACCGGCTGTGGGGTCACCGTCGAACGAGTCCTGACGGACAACGGCGCCTGCTACCGCTCACGCGACTGGCGAGACCTGCTGACGGCGGCAGGGATCACCCACAAGCGAACCCGGCCCTACCGGCCCCAGACCAACGGCAAGGTCGAACGCTTCAACCGCACCCTGCTCGACGAATGGGCCTACGCCCGCCCCTACCGCTCCGAGCAGGAACGACGCGACGCCTTCCCACAATGGCTGCACACCTACAATCACCACCGCGGACACACCGCACTCAAGGGCCACCCACCCGCCAGCCGCGTCCCCAACCTCTCAGGGCAATACAACTAG
- a CDS encoding DUF6227 family protein translates to MSVPYETAAYEPAESPESPEEHLARLLGRALNSFELPDEVIRRLDCALAHDSSLHSAYHSAGLHRETYRHTWLLADGSALTLWELVHNPTPGAAPESEVYVDEEELQAAAARLGVPPQTPEFELPALMRLWAIPEPRHVFASEDSADHARRLLRRAENPDRPGAETAALLATATAHEITQAFGRPGRAGRVGLSYALYEHAFLLPDGGQVSLWEVEHTATPDGRHMCEVYMSEDAARDAMERRAARQG, encoded by the coding sequence TTGAGCGTTCCGTACGAGACGGCAGCGTACGAACCAGCCGAGTCGCCCGAGTCTCCTGAGGAGCATCTCGCGCGGCTCCTCGGCCGTGCCCTGAACTCCTTCGAGCTCCCCGACGAGGTGATACGGCGGCTCGACTGCGCGCTGGCGCACGACAGTTCGCTGCACTCGGCGTACCACAGCGCGGGGCTGCACCGGGAGACGTACCGGCACACCTGGCTGCTCGCCGACGGCTCCGCGCTCACGCTGTGGGAGCTGGTGCACAATCCCACGCCGGGCGCCGCCCCGGAGAGCGAGGTGTACGTCGACGAGGAGGAGCTGCAGGCGGCCGCCGCGCGGCTCGGGGTGCCGCCGCAGACGCCGGAGTTCGAGCTGCCCGCGCTGATGCGCCTGTGGGCGATTCCGGAGCCGAGGCACGTGTTCGCCTCCGAGGACTCGGCGGACCACGCGCGCCGGCTTCTGCGCCGTGCGGAGAACCCGGACCGGCCCGGCGCCGAGACGGCGGCGCTGCTGGCCACGGCCACGGCGCACGAGATCACGCAGGCGTTCGGCCGCCCGGGACGCGCCGGACGCGTGGGACTGAGCTACGCGCTGTACGAGCACGCGTTCCTGCTGCCGGACGGCGGCCAGGTCTCCCTGTGGGAGGTCGAGCACACGGCGACACCCGACGGGCGGCACATGTGCGAGGTGTACATGTCGGAGGACGCGGCCCGCGACGCCATGGAACGGCGCGCGGCACGGCAGGGATAG
- a CDS encoding DeoR/GlpR family DNA-binding transcription regulator: protein MYAPERQQEILRLARDGGRVDVLSLAEEFQVTAETIRRDLKALDRAGLVRRVHGGAIPVGRLDFEPDLAERESTAADEKDRIAKAALAELPAEGTMILDAGTTVARVAAAIPLEAALTVVTHSLPIAARLADHPGIQLHLVGGRVRHRTRAAVDAWALRAYGEIRADVLFVAANGFSAEHGLTTPDLAEAAVKRAAVAAARRVVLLADSSKHGQEHFARFGDLGDVDLLITDTGLSPEDAAVIERGGTEVVRA from the coding sequence ATGTACGCACCGGAACGGCAGCAGGAGATCCTCCGGCTCGCGCGTGACGGGGGCCGGGTGGATGTCCTGTCGCTCGCGGAGGAGTTCCAGGTCACCGCGGAGACGATTCGCCGCGATCTGAAGGCCCTCGACCGCGCCGGCCTCGTCCGCCGGGTGCACGGCGGTGCCATCCCGGTCGGCCGGCTCGACTTCGAACCGGACCTCGCCGAGCGCGAGTCCACCGCGGCCGACGAGAAGGACCGCATCGCCAAGGCGGCCCTCGCCGAACTGCCGGCCGAGGGCACGATGATCCTCGACGCCGGCACGACGGTCGCCAGGGTCGCCGCCGCGATCCCGCTGGAGGCCGCCCTGACCGTCGTCACGCACAGCCTGCCGATCGCCGCCCGCCTCGCCGACCACCCGGGCATCCAGCTCCACCTGGTCGGGGGGCGCGTACGGCACCGTACGCGCGCCGCCGTGGACGCCTGGGCGCTGCGCGCGTACGGCGAGATCCGCGCCGACGTGCTGTTCGTGGCCGCGAACGGCTTCTCCGCCGAGCACGGGCTGACCACCCCGGACCTCGCCGAGGCCGCGGTCAAGCGGGCCGCGGTCGCCGCCGCCCGCCGCGTGGTCCTGCTGGCCGACTCCTCCAAGCACGGCCAGGAGCACTTCGCCCGGTTCGGCGACCTGGGCGACGTGGACCTGCTGATCACCGACACCGGACTGAGCCCTGAAGACGCCGCCGTCATCGAGCGCGGCGGCACGGAAGTAGTGCGCGCATGA
- a CDS encoding helix-turn-helix transcriptional regulator produces the protein MTTDTPARLLQLLSLLQTPREWPGGELAERLGVSRRTVRRDIDRLRELGYPVQATKGSDGGYRLVAGKALPPLVLDDEEAVAIAVGLRAGAGHAVEGVDEASVRALAKLEQVLPSRLRHRVSTLQAATTALTSGDGPSIAPETLTVMASTVAGHERLRFAYRDKDGGESRRLTEPHRLVSTGRRWYLVAYDLDRADWRTFRVDRVSEPFATGVRFTPRELPTGSAAEYLRQSIQGRHDTYDFAVRFAAPAEQVSARVPAWLGAPEDDGKGGCVLRGAFGGPLEWLAVRLAMTGYEFAVQGPDELVACVRELGGRLSRAVAG, from the coding sequence ATGACGACGGACACACCGGCACGGCTGCTGCAGCTCCTCTCACTCCTCCAGACGCCCCGCGAGTGGCCCGGCGGCGAGCTGGCCGAGCGGCTCGGGGTGTCGCGCCGGACCGTGCGGCGGGACATCGACCGGCTGCGGGAGCTGGGCTATCCGGTGCAGGCCACGAAGGGCTCCGACGGCGGGTACCGGCTGGTGGCGGGCAAGGCGCTGCCGCCACTGGTGCTGGACGACGAGGAGGCGGTCGCGATCGCGGTGGGGCTGCGGGCCGGCGCCGGGCATGCCGTGGAGGGGGTGGACGAGGCCTCGGTGCGGGCCCTGGCCAAGCTGGAGCAGGTGCTGCCGTCCCGGCTGCGCCACCGGGTGTCCACACTGCAGGCGGCGACCACGGCGCTGACCAGCGGCGACGGGCCGAGCATCGCGCCGGAGACGCTGACCGTGATGGCCTCGACGGTGGCGGGGCACGAGCGGCTGCGGTTCGCCTACCGCGACAAGGACGGCGGCGAGTCGCGGCGGCTGACCGAGCCGCACCGGCTGGTGTCGACCGGGCGGCGCTGGTATCTCGTCGCCTACGACCTCGACCGCGCCGACTGGCGGACCTTCCGGGTGGACCGGGTGAGCGAGCCGTTCGCGACCGGAGTCCGGTTCACCCCACGGGAGTTGCCGACCGGAAGCGCCGCGGAGTATCTGCGGCAGTCCATCCAGGGCCGGCACGACACCTACGACTTCGCGGTGCGGTTCGCCGCGCCGGCGGAGCAGGTCTCCGCCCGGGTGCCGGCATGGCTCGGAGCGCCGGAGGACGACGGAAAGGGAGGCTGCGTCCTGCGGGGCGCCTTCGGCGGCCCCTTGGAGTGGCTGGCGGTGCGGCTGGCGATGACAGGGTACGAGTTCGCGGTGCAGGGGCCGGACGAACTGGTGGCGTGTGTAAGGGAGTTGGGAGGACGGCTGAGCCGGGCGGTGGCTGGATGA
- a CDS encoding MFS transporter encodes MTSTEQTLSARQEPGDRRRWFALAIVMAAAFMDLVDVTIVNIAIPSIERTAHASVSQIQWITAGYALAFAAGLITGGRLGDIHGRKRLFLIGVGGFTLASALCGFAVNPEMLVASRVLQGGMAAMMVPQVLSIVHATFPAHERGKVFGLFGAIVGLGAVSGPLLGALLTEWNLFGLEWRPIFLINLPVGVLAWLLGRRFITESKAPKALKLDLVGVALVSLGLLMLLFPLTRGRELGWPLWGHLCMAGALVVFAALVSYEKRKAAKDGSPLVELSLFRVKSFAAGIAVQTVFGVALGIFFLVWTLYMQIGLGWSPLRAGLTGVPFSLAVSTAAGMSVQKLVPRFGRKVLQAGALTMAVGVLVYLWEAHRYGLAIASWQMALPLVVMGAGMGLIVAPLTDAVLSEVPREHAGSASGLINTVQQMGNALGLGLVSVVFFGEIGDRLAPGQVGPAFVHAFQHALWWVAGVMAAIFLLMSALPKRPAQHVEGADAPTPAREPELVH; translated from the coding sequence ATGACCTCCACGGAACAGACCCTCAGTGCTCGCCAGGAGCCTGGTGACCGCCGCCGCTGGTTCGCGCTGGCGATCGTCATGGCCGCCGCCTTCATGGACCTCGTCGACGTCACGATCGTCAACATCGCCATCCCGTCCATCGAGCGGACCGCCCACGCCTCGGTCAGCCAGATCCAGTGGATCACCGCCGGTTATGCGCTGGCCTTCGCCGCGGGTCTCATCACCGGCGGCCGTCTCGGCGACATCCACGGCCGCAAACGGCTGTTCCTGATCGGTGTCGGCGGCTTCACCCTCGCCTCCGCCCTGTGCGGCTTCGCCGTGAACCCGGAGATGCTGGTCGCCTCGCGCGTGCTGCAGGGCGGCATGGCGGCGATGATGGTGCCGCAGGTGCTGTCGATCGTGCACGCCACCTTCCCGGCGCACGAACGCGGCAAGGTCTTCGGCCTGTTCGGCGCGATCGTGGGCCTCGGCGCGGTGTCCGGGCCGCTGCTGGGCGCGCTGCTGACGGAGTGGAACCTGTTCGGCCTCGAGTGGCGGCCCATCTTCCTCATCAACCTCCCCGTGGGCGTCCTGGCCTGGCTGCTCGGACGCCGTTTCATCACCGAATCGAAGGCCCCCAAGGCGCTGAAGCTGGACCTGGTCGGTGTCGCCCTGGTCTCGCTGGGCCTGCTGATGCTGCTGTTCCCCCTCACCCGCGGACGCGAGCTGGGCTGGCCGCTGTGGGGCCACCTCTGCATGGCCGGTGCGCTCGTGGTCTTCGCCGCGCTGGTGTCGTACGAAAAACGGAAGGCGGCCAAGGACGGTTCCCCGCTCGTCGAGTTGTCCCTCTTCCGGGTGAAGAGCTTCGCCGCGGGCATCGCCGTACAGACCGTCTTCGGTGTCGCGCTCGGCATCTTCTTCCTGGTCTGGACGCTGTACATGCAGATCGGTCTGGGCTGGAGCCCGCTGCGCGCGGGGCTGACCGGCGTGCCGTTCTCGCTGGCGGTGTCCACGGCGGCCGGGATGTCGGTGCAGAAGCTGGTCCCCAGGTTCGGGCGGAAGGTGCTCCAGGCGGGGGCGCTGACCATGGCCGTGGGTGTCCTGGTCTATCTGTGGGAGGCGCACCGGTACGGCCTCGCCATCGCGTCCTGGCAGATGGCCCTGCCGCTGGTCGTGATGGGCGCGGGGATGGGGCTGATCGTCGCCCCGCTGACGGACGCGGTGCTCTCGGAGGTGCCGCGTGAGCACGCCGGTTCCGCGTCCGGGCTGATCAACACGGTGCAGCAGATGGGCAACGCGCTCGGCCTGGGCCTGGTGTCGGTGGTGTTCTTCGGCGAGATCGGCGACCGGCTCGCCCCGGGCCAGGTCGGCCCGGCGTTCGTGCACGCCTTCCAGCACGCGCTGTGGTGGGTCGCCGGCGTCATGGCCGCGATCTTCCTGCTGATGTCCGCGCTGCCGAAGCGGCCGGCGCAGCACGTGGAGGGAGCGGACGCCCCGACGCCGGCGCGGGAGCCGGAACTGGTGCACTGA
- a CDS encoding PTS fructose transporter subunit IIABC, with protein MSDMITADLVDLDLSADTKEAAARALAERMAAQGRVTDLEGFLADVAAREAQMPTGLDGGIGIPHCRSAHATEPTLAFGRSTAGIDFGAPDGPADLIFLIAAPAGADDAHLTILSSLARQLMNTEFTSALRAATDAETAAALIRGEETPSTAQAASSKEDAAQGASGQAAVGAADAADAKTGSEDTAAASVAASAGAAAGTTAQEPGASAPAQAAPAQAAPVGAGSGGDSAERPFRIVAVTSCPTGIAHTYMAAESLENAGREAGVELVVETQGSAGFDRLDPAVIAAADAVIFAHDVPVRDKDRFAGKPTVDVGVKAGINRPAQLIAEVREKAARGEAGAPASASAGTPVERAGDSTEGYGTKLRKWLMSGVSYMVPFVAAGGLLIALGFAIGGYKINKAPSVMDHFIWTQADSWGALLFQIGGVAFGFLVPVLAGYIAYGMADRPGLVPGFVGGAISLTINAGFLGGLAAGLIAGGVVMAIQKVTIPPALRGIMPVVVIPLISSAIVGFLMFVVIGKPIATAQHALTDWLNGLTGSNAILLGALLGLMMCFDLGGPVNKVAYTFATAGIAVSNPSDSAMKIMAAVMAAGMVPPLAMALATTVRGTLFTRAERENGKAAWVLGASFISEGAIPFAAADPLRVIPSSMVGGALTGALSMAFGATLRAPHGGIFVVPLIGNPLLYLIAIAAGVCATTALVVLLKGMRKQAPESAPADPADPAANAAATAKESKQPVAA; from the coding sequence ATGAGCGACATGATCACCGCGGACCTGGTCGATCTCGACCTGTCCGCCGACACCAAGGAAGCGGCGGCGCGTGCCCTCGCCGAGCGCATGGCGGCCCAGGGCCGGGTGACCGACCTGGAGGGCTTCCTCGCCGACGTGGCGGCCCGCGAGGCCCAGATGCCGACCGGCCTCGACGGCGGCATCGGCATCCCGCACTGCCGCAGCGCCCACGCCACCGAGCCGACCCTCGCCTTCGGCCGCAGCACGGCCGGCATCGACTTCGGCGCCCCGGACGGCCCGGCCGACCTGATCTTCCTGATCGCGGCCCCGGCCGGCGCCGACGACGCCCACCTGACGATCCTCTCCTCGCTCGCCCGCCAGCTGATGAACACCGAGTTCACCTCGGCGCTGCGCGCGGCGACCGACGCGGAGACGGCGGCGGCGCTGATCCGCGGGGAGGAGACGCCGAGCACGGCGCAGGCGGCTTCGTCCAAGGAGGACGCTGCTCAGGGCGCCTCCGGGCAGGCTGCCGTGGGCGCTGCGGACGCCGCGGACGCCAAGACCGGCTCCGAAGACACCGCTGCGGCGTCGGTGGCGGCCTCCGCCGGCGCCGCGGCGGGCACCACCGCGCAGGAGCCGGGCGCATCCGCCCCTGCGCAGGCCGCCCCCGCGCAGGCCGCCCCCGTCGGCGCCGGCTCCGGCGGGGACTCCGCCGAGCGGCCCTTCCGTATCGTCGCCGTCACCTCCTGCCCTACCGGCATCGCCCACACCTACATGGCGGCCGAGTCCCTGGAGAACGCGGGCCGCGAGGCGGGCGTCGAACTGGTCGTCGAGACGCAGGGCTCGGCCGGCTTCGACCGGCTGGACCCGGCGGTGATCGCGGCGGCGGACGCCGTGATCTTCGCGCACGACGTCCCGGTCCGCGACAAGGACCGCTTCGCGGGCAAGCCCACCGTCGACGTGGGCGTGAAGGCGGGCATCAACCGCCCCGCCCAGCTCATCGCGGAGGTGCGCGAGAAGGCGGCGCGCGGCGAGGCCGGCGCGCCGGCGTCCGCGTCGGCCGGCACACCGGTCGAGCGGGCCGGCGACTCCACCGAGGGGTACGGCACCAAGCTCCGCAAGTGGCTGATGAGCGGCGTGAGCTACATGGTCCCGTTCGTCGCCGCCGGCGGCCTCCTCATCGCCCTGGGCTTCGCGATCGGCGGCTACAAGATCAACAAGGCGCCGTCGGTGATGGACCACTTCATATGGACCCAGGCCGACAGCTGGGGCGCCCTGCTGTTCCAGATCGGCGGCGTCGCCTTCGGCTTCCTCGTCCCGGTCCTGGCCGGCTACATCGCCTACGGCATGGCGGACCGGCCCGGCCTCGTCCCCGGCTTCGTGGGCGGCGCGATCTCCCTGACCATCAACGCCGGCTTCCTCGGCGGCCTGGCGGCCGGCCTGATCGCCGGTGGCGTGGTGATGGCCATCCAGAAGGTCACCATCCCGCCGGCCCTGCGCGGCATCATGCCGGTGGTGGTGATCCCGCTGATCTCCTCGGCGATCGTCGGTTTCCTGATGTTCGTCGTCATCGGCAAGCCCATCGCCACCGCCCAACACGCCCTCACCGACTGGCTGAACGGCCTCACCGGCTCCAACGCGATCCTGCTCGGCGCCCTGCTCGGCCTGATGATGTGCTTCGACCTGGGCGGCCCCGTCAACAAGGTCGCCTACACCTTCGCCACCGCCGGCATCGCGGTCTCGAACCCCAGCGACTCCGCGATGAAGATCATGGCCGCGGTGATGGCGGCCGGCATGGTCCCGCCGCTGGCGATGGCGTTGGCCACCACCGTGCGCGGCACGCTCTTCACCCGGGCCGAGCGCGAGAACGGCAAGGCCGCCTGGGTCCTGGGCGCCTCCTTCATCTCCGAGGGCGCGATCCCGTTCGCGGCGGCCGACCCGCTGCGGGTGATCCCGTCGTCCATGGTCGGCGGCGCGCTCACCGGCGCCCTGTCGATGGCCTTCGGCGCCACACTGCGCGCCCCGCACGGCGGCATCTTCGTGGTCCCGCTGATCGGCAACCCGCTGCTGTACCTCATCGCCATCGCCGCCGGCGTCTGCGCCACCACGGCCTTGGTCGTCCTGCTCAAGGGCATGCGCAAGCAGGCCCCGGAGTCCGCGCCCGCCGACCCCGCCGACCCCGCCGCGAACGCGGCCGCCACGGCGAAGGAGTCCAAGCAGCCGGTCGCGGCCTGA